A portion of the Candidatus Binataceae bacterium genome contains these proteins:
- a CDS encoding family 16 glycoside hydrolase, translated as MSNRSALGRTLLLAVLTFVLAITAGDTTSVAGETRGSTAIVKAATTTDSGAPGASKSWSFDHDRGYLMPGDWTAVSGNWKVLLDMHAPSLPNTLSLPGYGLPRTKAVMLWIDSFFSDTYLLAIPKDSTEYSDLSLQADIKPWGGAWGSYAGLVVRYTDPQDYYVLAAACPKDYVALYRMSGGRLTLIKEAPAELERGRWYALRLDARGDHFSAYLNGKQLFEAQDSGLAKGRIGVWSQNDSRVSFDNVKVTAESAPGA; from the coding sequence ATGAGTAATCGAAGTGCGTTGGGCCGTACCCTGTTGCTTGCGGTTCTGACGTTTGTGTTGGCGATCACGGCCGGCGACACGACCAGCGTCGCCGGTGAGACCCGCGGCTCGACCGCGATCGTGAAGGCGGCGACAACCACCGACAGCGGCGCGCCCGGCGCCTCGAAGAGCTGGAGCTTCGACCACGACCGCGGCTACCTGATGCCGGGCGACTGGACCGCGGTGTCGGGCAACTGGAAGGTGCTGCTCGACATGCACGCGCCCAGCCTGCCCAACACGCTCAGCCTGCCGGGTTACGGCCTGCCGCGCACCAAGGCGGTGATGCTCTGGATCGATTCGTTTTTCAGCGACACCTATCTGCTGGCGATCCCCAAGGACTCGACCGAGTATTCCGATCTCTCACTCCAGGCTGACATCAAACCGTGGGGCGGCGCCTGGGGCAGCTACGCCGGCCTTGTTGTGCGCTACACCGATCCTCAGGACTACTATGTGCTCGCCGCCGCATGCCCGAAAGACTACGTCGCGTTGTATCGGATGAGCGGCGGCCGTCTCACCTTGATCAAAGAGGCGCCGGCGGAGCTCGAACGCGGCCGCTGGTACGCGCTGCGGCTTGACGCGCGCGGAGATCATTTCAGCGCCTACCTCAACGGCAAGCAGCTTTTCGAGGCGCAGGACAGCGGGCTGGCCAAGGGGCGCATCGGCGTGTGGTCGCAGAATGACTCGCGCGTGAGCTTCGACAACGTCAAGGTCACGGCGGAAAGCGCGCCCGGCGCCTGA
- a CDS encoding division/cell wall cluster transcriptional repressor MraZ — MFGGRFDHTIDDKGRVSIPAQVREALARDNQETVFVTNWVAEHQRCLAVFPPANWTKLVGKASQRASLESSMQAFQMFFIGGAHEVQVDRQGRILIPPRLREYAHLGRDVTFSAMLDHFQLWDKSVLTEVLGKVERQFLEDSELIGKLNL, encoded by the coding sequence GTGTTCGGGGGACGATTCGACCATACAATCGACGATAAGGGTCGTGTCAGCATCCCGGCGCAGGTGCGCGAGGCGCTCGCCCGTGACAACCAGGAGACGGTTTTCGTCACCAACTGGGTTGCCGAACACCAGCGCTGCCTTGCGGTCTTTCCGCCCGCCAACTGGACGAAGCTGGTAGGCAAGGCCAGCCAGCGCGCCAGCCTGGAGTCGAGCATGCAGGCCTTCCAGATGTTCTTCATCGGCGGCGCCCACGAAGTGCAGGTCGATCGTCAAGGCAGAATACTGATTCCGCCACGGCTGCGCGAGTATGCCCATCTTGGACGCGACGTAACCTTCAGCGCGATGCTCGACCATTTTCAGCTCTGGGACAAAAGCGTGCTGACGGAGGTGCTGGGAAAGGTCGAGCGGCAGTTCCTGGAGGACTCGGAGCTGATCGGGAAGCTCAACCTGTAG
- the rsmH gene encoding 16S rRNA (cytosine(1402)-N(4))-methyltransferase RsmH — MGLAAESHPGTDRLHVPVMLSEVRALLCDRPRQLVVDATVGTGGHAEALLEAGAGGTLIGMDRDPRALEVAGTRLGRFGARVILRQADFAEVERVLGEAGFAAADAIFADLGMSSYALDDPARGFSFRFEGPLDMRMDPRGELRAYDLVNEEGEDELARIIREFGEERAARRIARAIVEARRRRPLETTTELRALIERAAGGRRHRAIHPATRTFQALRIAVNHELESLRVFLDRAPGCLAPGGRLAIIAYHSLEDRPVKHHFRALAHEGGFVALTPRALRPQASECAHNPRARSARLRAIERSAP; from the coding sequence ATGGGGCTGGCTGCGGAATCTCACCCGGGGACCGACCGGCTGCATGTGCCGGTGATGCTGTCCGAGGTGCGGGCGCTGCTCTGCGACCGTCCGCGCCAGCTCGTGGTTGACGCCACTGTCGGCACTGGCGGACATGCCGAGGCGCTGCTGGAGGCGGGGGCAGGCGGCACGCTGATCGGGATGGATCGGGACCCGCGCGCGCTGGAGGTGGCCGGCACGCGGCTCGGGCGCTTCGGCGCGCGCGTGATCCTGCGCCAGGCCGACTTCGCCGAGGTCGAGCGCGTGCTCGGCGAGGCCGGCTTCGCCGCCGCCGACGCGATCTTCGCCGACCTTGGGATGAGTTCGTATGCGCTCGACGATCCGGCGCGCGGCTTCAGCTTTCGTTTCGAGGGTCCGCTCGACATGCGGATGGACCCGCGGGGCGAGCTGCGCGCCTACGACCTGGTCAACGAGGAAGGGGAGGACGAGCTCGCGCGCATCATCCGCGAGTTCGGCGAGGAGCGCGCGGCGCGGCGGATCGCGCGCGCGATCGTCGAGGCGCGCCGGCGCCGGCCGCTGGAAACCACGACCGAGTTGCGTGCGCTGATCGAGCGCGCTGCCGGCGGCCGCCGCCATCGCGCGATTCATCCGGCGACGCGCACCTTCCAGGCCCTGCGTATCGCGGTCAACCACGAACTCGAAAGCCTCCGCGTGTTTCTCGACCGCGCGCCCGGATGCCTTGCGCCGGGCGGACGGCTGGCGATCATCGCCTATCACTCGCTGGAGGACCGCCCGGTCAAACATCACTTCCGCGCCCTCGCCCACGAGGGCGGCTTCGTCGCACTGACGCCCCGGGCGCTGCGTCCGCAGGCTTCGGAATGCGCGCACAATCCGCGCGCCCGCAGTGCGCGGCTGCGCGCGATCGAACGGAGCGCGCCATGA